One stretch of Amycolatopsis sp. NBC_00345 DNA includes these proteins:
- a CDS encoding GGDEF domain-containing protein, giving the protein MAEVGVAAEDELRARLTVGTPDLLTLHESIAGMFATQGDWQRAYQHLRSALDIARAGSLRDTLTSSYNRRYLDQRLPGLPSDRGLALALIDLDRFKHVNDTYGHLLGDRVLCRVADLLQEDLPADGFCARYGGEEFVLVVPGVDAAGAIRLADATRVRVARHPWSELQPGLRVTISVGLAYAPADTEAAQRQLLRADNLLYAAKRAGRNRVAYHDRETARVITHSE; this is encoded by the coding sequence GTGGCGGAGGTGGGTGTGGCGGCCGAGGACGAGCTCAGGGCGAGGCTCACGGTGGGTACGCCGGACTTGCTGACACTGCACGAGTCCATTGCCGGGATGTTCGCCACCCAGGGCGATTGGCAGCGTGCCTACCAGCACCTCCGCTCCGCGCTCGACATCGCGCGGGCCGGCAGCCTGCGTGACACCTTGACATCGAGCTACAACCGGCGGTATCTCGACCAGCGGCTGCCGGGCCTGCCGTCCGACCGCGGGCTCGCCCTCGCGCTGATCGACCTGGACCGGTTCAAACACGTCAACGACACGTACGGTCACCTGCTGGGCGACCGGGTCCTGTGCCGCGTCGCGGACCTGCTCCAGGAGGACCTGCCGGCCGACGGCTTCTGCGCGCGCTACGGCGGCGAGGAGTTCGTGCTCGTGGTGCCGGGCGTCGACGCGGCCGGCGCGATCCGGCTCGCCGACGCGACCCGCGTGCGCGTCGCCCGTCACCCCTGGTCAGAACTCCAGCCTGGGCTGCGAGTCACCATCAGTGTGGGCCTGGCGTATGCGCCCGCCGACACCGAGGCTGCCCAGCGACAGCTACTGCGCGCCGACAATCTGCTCTACGCCGCGAAGCGCGCCGGGCGCAACAGGGTTGCCTATCACGACCGTGAAACGGCCCGGGTTATTACCCACTCTGAGTAA